TCCCACGCCCGGCGTTCAGCAAATTCTCGAACTGACCCGGATGCACCGCATTTTCGAGATCGTCAAAAACTAGGTCATGCAAGGGAACTGCTCGCGGCCTGCTGCCTTGCGGCTCACGATTCCCTGCGAACTTCCCGCGGTCAGCACCGCCATCAAAAGCGCCCGGCAATTCCTCGCCGAGCAAGGCTGGCCCGCCGATGAATTGATAATGTTCGATCACGCGCTGGTTGAGGCTTGCAACAATGCGATCAAATACGTCGGCGATGAAGGACGCGAGCAACCGGTGGGGATCGAAGTCAGCAGCGACGCCGAGCAAGTGGAATTCCGCGTGCGCGATCACACGCCGGGTTTCGATTGGCCAAAGAAAATGGAACTGCCGCGTCCCGACAGTGAGAATGGCCGCGGGCTTTATCTCATCCATTCGCTGATGGACCACGCCGGTTATCTTCGCGGGCAAAGCGAAAATATTCTCGTGATGCGCAAGCGGCGTGCGTCGCCCATCGCCGCTGCGCCGCCATCCACCAACACGTCGCAGATCCGGCGCATCGCCGAGCAGGAGCGCATGATCACCGACATGGTCGAGGAATTGAGTTCCTGCTACGAAAGTTTGTCGGCGATCTTTCGTTACAGCACCGACGCGGGCCGCAACGGCAGCCTCACGGAATTTGCCCAACGCCTGCTCGTTGATCTGCTGCAAATCGTCGGCGGCGAATGGTTCGTGCTGCGGCTCGTGCCGCATAACAGTTCGCGAATGGTCGTCTTCGCCGCTTCGGAACCCGCGCAGGAATGGAAGCAAATCTTTTTGCCACCCGCCGGGCATCCGGCGACGTCGCTCGAGATGAAAGCCGCGTTGAACCGCGAACGCGTCTGGTTCGATCACGAGGAAAAAACTCCCGCCCATGAACCGCTCGCGCGCGCGCGACCCGGAACGGCAGGCGTGGTGTATCCGATTCTTCTGGGCGAACAGTTGATCGGCACGCTGGCGTTGGGGAAGACTCCGCCACGCGCCGTTTCCATCGTGCGCGGCCAATCCGTCTTCACTGTCGCGCAAACCAACGTCGTGAATATGTTTGCGGATTTTCTGGCGATTCAAATCGCCAACGCGCGTTTTCAGGAAGAGCAGGTCAGCCGCCGGCTCGTCACGCACGAATTGGAAATCGCCAAAAATATCCAACGCTCGCTGCTGCTGACCGCG
This genomic window from Verrucomicrobiia bacterium contains:
- a CDS encoding SpoIIE family protein phosphatase → MQGNCSRPAALRLTIPCELPAVSTAIKSARQFLAEQGWPADELIMFDHALVEACNNAIKYVGDEGREQPVGIEVSSDAEQVEFRVRDHTPGFDWPKKMELPRPDSENGRGLYLIHSLMDHAGYLRGQSENILVMRKRRASPIAAAPPSTNTSQIRRIAEQERMITDMVEELSSCYESLSAIFRYSTDAGRNGSLTEFAQRLLVDLLQIVGGEWFVLRLVPHNSSRMVVFAASEPAQEWKQIFLPPAGHPATSLEMKAALNRERVWFDHEEKTPAHEPLARARPGTAGVVYPILLGEQLIGTLALGKTPPRAVSIVRGQSVFTVAQTNVVNMFADFLAIQIANARFQEEQVSRRLVTHELEIAKNIQRSLLLTALPQLPGFTLAAFCRSAREVGGDFYDVLRINEHSALLVIADVMGKGIPAAMFAAILRSLLRASPELTPQPAALLARVNRLLFPELSGVDMFITAQLAFVDAKERKLVTASAGHCPLAVADKYGVKTFSPEGMPLGIFADTEFQDEIVDLPPDCRVMLYTDGLSDACDVKREYFSHERLMKWLHDSTAKPRSAEQLKNALLHELDQHQLNAGLNDDQTFIIMAG